The Ananas comosus cultivar F153 linkage group 2, ASM154086v1, whole genome shotgun sequence genome contains a region encoding:
- the LOC109706801 gene encoding U-box domain-containing protein 54 — translation MEPSHEGPGDHQTAGNGDGAASSSMWEIEEVGDEAAVAGPPRHPTSISAKAAGVGSDDDDVYVAIGKSASSMDALSWALKNVAKPTSFVYLVHVFPVVHHIPTPLGMMPKSQLSREQVESYMNQERAKRREMLQKFLNLCHTSKAQVDIFLIESDQIVNAIIELIPVLRIQMLVVGTAKSNLKRWRRGNTKAEQIHKNAPHYCELKIICEGKEVDATDGTPPPSPPSNTMINKNKESNKSPLSSPSHDNNTDAKNKDKEQKNRSKDSIFLRCCSGKSSK, via the exons atggaACCATCCCATGAAGGCCCAGGAGATCATCAAACAGCAGGAAACGGCGACGGCGCCGCGAGCAGTAGCATGTGGGAGATAGAGGAGGTGGGGGATGAGGCGGCAGTCGCGGGGCCGCCGCGACATCCGACGTCGATCTCCGCGAAAGCTGCGGGCGTCGGCAGCGACGACGACGATGTGTACGTCGCGATCGGGAAGAGCGCCTCGAGCATGGATGCGCTGTCGTGGGCGTTGAAGAACGTCGCGAAGCCGACGAGCTTCGTCTATCTCGTGCACGTCTTTCCCGTTGTGCATCATATTCCCACTCCAT TAGGAATGATGCCAAAGAGTCAATTAAGCCGCGAACAGGTTGAATCCTACATGAACCAAGAGAGAGCGAAGCGGCGCGAAATGCTGCAGAAATTTCTAAACCTCTGCCATACTTCCAAG GCGCAGGTCGACATCTTCCTCATCGAGAGCGATCAAATCGTAAACGCCATTATCGAGCTAATCCCGGTGCTTCGCATCCAAATGCTGGTTGTGGGAACAGCAAAGTCTAATTTAAA GAGGTGGAGAAGGGGAAACACAAAAGCAGAACAGATACACAAGAATGCACCACACTATTGTGAATTAAAGATCATATGCGAAGGTAAAGAAGTCGATGCCACCGACGggacgccgccgccctcgccaccTTCCAATACTATGATTAACAAGAACAAAGAAAGCAACAAATCGCCGTTATCTTCGCCATCTCATGACAACAACACAGATGCCAagaataaagataaagaacagAAAAACAGAAGCAAGGATTCAATTTTCTTACGATGCTGTTCGGGCAAATCATCGAAGTGA
- the LOC109706800 gene encoding serine/threonine-protein kinase D6PKL2 translates to MKGSADSIQDKIPSKTLLPSQPNDVRSSGGSNVPAQQIDSMESKKTLSLEGNEGEEKKTDETSSTNSSFRTAKVSDGTTSLVKLNESAKTSGRSEFAESGKSSMCRPSTSSDLSDESSCSSMSSSITKPHKANDSRWEAIQMVRARDGSLGLSHFRLLKKLGCGDIGSVYLSELSGTKNYFAMKVMDKASLASRKKLLRAQTEREILQSLDHPFLPMLYTHFETDKFSCLVMEFCPGGDLHTLRQRQPGKYFSEQAVKFYVAEVLLALEYLHMLGIIYRDLKPENVLVREDGHIMLSDFDLSLRCTYSPTLVRSSNPDSDPLRKNNQAYCVQPACIEPSCIQPSCIAPTTCFGPRLFSSKPKKDRKPKPEIVHQVSPLPELIAEPTEARSMSFVGTHEYLAPEIIKGEGHGSAVDWWTFGIFLYELLFGKTPFKGSGNRATLFNVVGQPLRFPESPIVSFSARDLIRGLLVKEPQNRLAYKRGATEIKQHPFFEGVNWALIRCATPPEIPKPVDYDRPMRPPPSANEKVAHNTNQKGSDNYLEFDFF, encoded by the exons ATGAAGGGATCTGCTGACTCGATCCAGGACAAGATTCCTTCAAAGACGCTTCTTCCGTCACAGCCTAATGACGTGCGTTCTTCTGGCGGTTCGAATGTGCCGGCGCAACAAATAGATTCCATGGAATCAAAGAAGACCCTCAGCTTGGAGGGTAATGAAGGCGAAGAGAAGAAAACTGATGAGACGAGCAGCACGAATAGCAGTTTTAGGACCGCTAAAGTTAGCGATGGGACTACCAGTCTCGTAAAGCTCAATGAAAGTGCTAAGACAAGCGGGCGATCCGAATTCGCTGAAAGCGGAAAGAGTAGCATGTGCAGGCCCAGCACAAGCAGCGACCTTAGCGATGAGAGCTCGTGTAGCAGCATGAGCAGCAGCATCACCAAGCCTCATAAGGCGAACGATTCAAGGTGGGAAGCGATTCAAATGGTCCGAGCTAGAGACGGGTCCTTGGGCTTGAGCCATTTCAGGCTGCTAAAGAAGCTCGGCTGTGGTGATATTGGTAGCGTTTATTTGTCGGAATTGAGCGGAACAAAGAATTACTTTGCGATGAAGGTTATGGATAAGGCCTCGCTGGCGAGTAGAAAGAAGCTGCTTAGGGCTCAGACCGAGAGGGAGATATTACAGTCGTTGGATCATCCGTTTCTTCCGATGTTGTATACCCACTTTGAGACTGATAAGTTCTCGTGTTTGGTGATGGAGTTCTGTCCAGGGGGAGATTTACACACTCTTCGACAGAGGCAGCCTGGGAAATATTTCTCGGAACAAGCCGTCAA GTTCTATGTTGCTGAGGTTCTTCTCGCATTGGAATACCTACACATGCTCGGGATCATATACCGCGACCTAAAGCCAGAAAACGTACTCGTCCGAGAGGATGGCCACATAATGCTGTCCGACTTCGACCTCTCCCTTCGTTGCACGTACAGCCCGACTCTAGTCAGATCATCAAACCCTGACTCCGACCCACTCCGGAAGAACAACCAAGCATACTGTGTGCAGCCTGCCTGCATCGAACCATCCTGCATTCAACCCTCATGTATTGCTCCCACCACATGCTTCGGCCCGCGTCTCTTCTCCTCCAAGCCCAAGAAGGATCGGAAGCCCAAGCCTGAGATCGTCCACCAGGTCAGCCCGTTACCCGAGCTCATAGCCGAGCCCACCGAGGCCCGCTCCATGTCCTTTGTTGGCACCCATGAATACTTGGCTCCGGAGATTATCAAAGGCGAGGGCCATGGGAGTGCTGTGGACTGGTGGACCTTCGGAATTTTCTTGTATGAGCTATTATTCGGGAAGACTCCCTTTAAAGGGTCGGGTAATAGAGCTACACTTTTTAATGTTGTGGGTCAGCCCTTACGGTTTCCTGAGAGCCCGATTGTGAGCTTTTCCGCGAGAGATTTGATACGGGGGTTGCTCGTGAAGGAGCCGCAGAACAGGCTTGCATATAAGCGTGGAGCTACTGAGATAAAGCAGCATCCTTTCTTCGAGGGTGTGAATTGGGCCTTGATTCGGTGCGCGACCCCTCCGGAGATCCCAAAGCCTGTAGACTATGACCGCCCGATGAGGCCCCCGCCATCTGCGAACGAGAAGGTTGCCCACAATACTAATCAGAAAGGTTCGGATAATTATCTAGAATTTGATTTCTTTTAG
- the LOC109706666 gene encoding oligopeptide transporter 1-like — translation MGSLQNPPNNEGLPGTEEEVNDNPIEQVRLTVPITDDPKQPALTFRTWVLGVSSCVILAFLNQFFGYRQNQISISPVCAQIAVLPLGRLMAATLPTAPIHVPFTSWSFSMNPGPFTLKEHVLITIFANSGSGGVYAVNIITIVKAFYHRAIHPFAALLLSLTTQMLGYGWAGLFRKYLVESPYMWWPANLVQVSLFRTLHDEEKRPKGGLTRLQFFMTVFVTSFAYYVVPNYLFPSITALSFVCWIWKNSITAQQIGSGLMGLGIGSIGFDWSTVSGFLGSPLATPAFAICNVMVGFALIVWVLTPIVYWKNAYNAKRFPLFSSHVFDFDGHTYNLSRILDEKTFSLDLQGYEDYSKINLSIFFAFSYGLSFATLTATLSHVALFHGRSIIALWRKTTVSAKEKFEDVHMRLMNKYERVPEWWFLLVLIAVVAFSFVACEGFHRQLQLPWWGILLACATAFIFTLPIAIISATTNQQPGLNVITELIIGYLYPGRPLANVAFKTYGYISMAQAVYFLSDFKIGHYMKVPPKSMFIVQLVGTIIASLVYFGTAWWLLTTVEDICDTSLLSPSSPWTCPGDDVFFNASIIWGVVGPLRMFGRLGQYSVLNYFFLIGLLAPVAVWILTRIFPEKKWLKLINMPVILGATAMMPPARSVNYVSWGIVGLVFNVLIYRRYKGWWARHNYVLSAALDAGVAFMAVLMYFTLQIKDIDGINWWGVDLDDHCPLAHCPTAKGVVVDGCPDL, via the exons ATGGGTTCCCTTCAAAATCCTCCCAACAATGAAGGTTTACCAG GTACGGAAGAGGAAGTTAACGACAACCCGATCGAGCAAGTCCGGCTCACGGTCCCGATCACCGACGACCCGAAGCAACCGGCCCTGACGTTCCGAACATGGGTCCTCGGGGTCTCGTCCTGCGTGATCTTGGCCTTCCTGAACCAGTTCTTCGGCTACCGCCAGAACCAGATTTCGATATCTCCCGTGTGTGCTCAGATCGCGGTCCTTCCGCTGGGCCGACTGATGGCCGCGACCCTCCCGACCGCACCCATCCACGTGCCGTTCACGAGCTGGTCCTTCTCGATGAACCCCGGCCCCTTCACCTTGAAGGAGCATGTGTTGATCACCATCTTCGCAAACTCGGGCTCCGGCGGTGTCTACGCAGTGAACATCATTACCATCGTAAAGGCTTTTTACCATAGGGCTATTCACCCCTTTGCTGCTCTCTTGCTATCACTCACCACACAG ATGCTGGGCTATGGTTGGGCTGGTTTGTTTAGGAAGTATCTGGTGGAGTCTCCTTACATGTGGTGGCCTGCAAATCTAGTCCAAGTCTCCCTTTTCAG AACACTGCATGATGAGGAGAAGAGACCAAAGGGAGGGCTAACAAGGCTGCAGTTCTTCATGACGGTCTTCGTGACGAGCTTCGCTTACTACGTCGTCCCGAACTACTTATTCCCTTCAATAACCGCGCTATCTTTCGTGTGCTGGATATGGAAGAATTCGATCACCGCGCAGCAGATCGGGTCTGGCCTAATGGGCCTCGGGATCGGATCCATCGGATTCGACTGGTCTACAGTATCGGGCTTCCTCGGTAGCCCCTTGGCGACACCGGCTTTCGCAATTTGTAACGTGATGGTAGGCTTTGCTCTCATTGTCTGGGTCCTGACCCCTATTGTTTACTGGAAGAACGCGTACAATGCGAAGCGTTTCCCGCTCTTCTCCTCGCATGTTTTTGACTTCGACGGCCACACTTACAACCTTTCAAGAATACTTGATGAGAAGACATTTTCATTGGACTTGCAAGGATATGAAGATTATAGTAAGATAAATCTCAGTATCTTCTTTGCTTTCTCTTATGGCCTGAGCTTCGCGACTCTCACGGCTACTCTTTCGCATGTAGCCCTATTTCATGGGAG ATCGATTATTGCGCTGTGGCGGAAAACAACCGTGAGCGCGAAAGAAAAGTTTGAGGATGTACACATGAGATTGATGAATAAGTACGAAAGAGTTCCTGAATGGTGGTTTCTTCTGGTGTTGATTGCGGTCGTGGCTTTCTCCTTCGTAGCCTGCGAAGGCTTCCACCGCCAGCTGCAGCTTCCCTGGTGGGGAATCCTTCTCGCCTGCGCCACCGCCTTCATATTCACGCTGCCGATCGCCATCATATCAGCGACTACTAaccag CAACCAGGGCTAAACGTAATTACGGAGCTAATTATAGGTTACTTGTACCCTGGTAGGCCATTAGCCAATGTGGCGTTCAAGACATATGGTTACATAAGCATGGCACAAGCAGTATACTTTTTGTCAGATTTCAAAATTGGTCACTACATGAAGGTCCCCCCAAAGTCCATGTTCATTGTCCAG CTGGTAGGTACAATAATCGCCTCCCTGGTGTACTTCGGCACGGCGTGGTGGCTGCTGACGACGGTGGAGGACATCTGCGACACGAGCCTCCTCTCGCCGTCGAGCCCGTGGACGTGCCCCGGGGACGACGTGTTCTTCAACGCGTCCATCATCTGGGGTGTCGTCGGCCCGCTCCGTATGTTCGGCCGCCTCGGCCAGTACTCCGTCCTCAACTACTTCTTCCTCATCGGATTGTTGGCCCCCGTCGCCGTCTGGATCCTCACCCGCATCTTCCCGGAGAAGAAGTGGCTGAAGCTCATCAACATGCCGGTCATCCTCGGCGCCACCGCCATGATGCCCCCCGCCCGGTCGGTGAACTACGTGTCGTGGGGCATCGTCGGGCTCGTGTTCAACGTCCTCATCTACCGGAG ATACAAGGGGTGGTGGGCGCGGCACAATTACGTGTTGTCGGCGGCGCTGGACGCAGGGGTGGCGTTCATGGCGGTGCTCATGTACTTCACGCTGCAGATCAAGGATATCGACGGGATCAACTGGTGGGGGGTGGATTTGGACGATCACTGCCCGTTGGCTCACTGTCCCACGGCAAAGGGCGTGGTGGTTGATGGTTGCCCAGATCTTTGA
- the LOC109728444 gene encoding heterogeneous nuclear ribonucleoprotein 1-like — protein sequence MGSHSKEGAGARDHNGANPGKIFVGGLHKDTNMATFTKHFGKYGNIADSVIIKDKYTNQPRGFGFITYSSPSVVDKVIEDTHIIDGKQVEIKRTIPRGSTQSQGFKTSKIFVGGILPTLTEEEFRSFFSRYGTVVDHQIIRDHETNRSRGFGFIVFDSEQVVDDLVAKGNLIDLAGTKVEIKKAEPKKAPNARPPAFGSESRARSFCDDFGGSYSNFERGGFGPASYRTSGGFGGMIGGYGGEFGGEYGGGFSGGFGSYSGGSSVGYFSRFGSYGGGFGEGYGGSLGGYARGVDMGFDGYGGGYDSAFGSGYDSVAPYGNRGGYGSSGAGRYHPYAR from the exons ATGGGTTCGCATTCGAAGGAGGGCGCTGGAGCGAGGGATCACAACGGCGCAAACCCCGG GAAGATTTTCGTCGGAGGGCTCCACAAGGACACCAATATGG CGACATTCACTAAGCACTTTGGGAAGTATGGAAACATAGCAGACTCTGtgataataaaagataaatacaCAAACCAACCAAGAGGCTTCGGTTTTATTACCTATTCCAGTCCTTCGGTTGTTGATAAAGTTATTGAGGACACCCACATCATCGATGGAAAACAA GTTGAAATCAAAAGAACTATCCCAAGGGGCTCCACGCAATCTCAGGGTTTCAAAACGAGTAAGATCTTTGTCGGTGGTATCTTGCCAACGCTAACAGAAG AGGAGTTCAGAAGTTTCTTCTCAAGGTATGGGACTGTCGTGGACCACCAGATTATACGCGACCATGAGACCAATAGATCTCGAGGCTTTGGGTTTATTGTATTTGATTCCGAACAAGTAGTTGATGATTTAGTAGCAAAGGGAAATCTGATTGATTTAGCTGGCACAAAG GTGGAGATCAAGAAAGCTGAACCAAAGAAAGCTCCAAATGCACGGCCGCCTGCATTTGGTAGTGAATCTAGGGCTCGATCTTTTTGTGACGACTTTGGCGGCTCCTATAGCAATTTTGAGAGAGGTGGGTTTGGCCCTGCCTCCTATAGGACTTCTGGGGGCTTTGGTGGTATGATTGGTGGTTATGGTGGTGAATTTGGTGGTGAATATGGTGGTGGCTTTAGTGGAGGTTTCGGGAGTTATTCAGGAGGATCTTCCGTTGGTTATTTTAGTCGATTTGGGTCATACGGTGGAGGGTTCGGTGAAGGATATGGGGGAAGCTTAGGTGGATATGCACGTGGGGTTGACATGGGCTTTGATGGTTATGGTGGTGGATATGATTCTGCCTTCGGTTCAGGTTATGACTCTGTTGCGCCCTACGGTAATAGGGGAGGTTATGGTAGTAGTGGTGCAGGTCGGTATCACCCATATGCAAGATAG
- the LOC109728197 gene encoding L10-interacting MYB domain-containing protein-like: protein MWKKKGTSGDKSDYKVKATWERNVVYIFCDLCIQEIELGNKPGTHFNKIGWNRLVSNFNKDTGKEYDRMQLKNKWDQLKKDWKQWKQLRKNEMGFEWNQRKRTIDASDEWWQNKLKDFPDAAKFRFQGIEPELEQKLDRMFMSMDPIGEDDVTLALPAIPIGVSMGVTPLVGDNTKDSHPNALMENLDDISDEIDNFRGTTTLEPAVSRHIKRAIEQGTSQLKEKKQAVEVGEAVNMPAQIDHLRDGIESRSTATSLMKSSSGYSITEGIRLLDSIEEIPKASALYYFATKIILDKDKRELFMALAPDAKVWWLKMEQEERNK, encoded by the exons ATGTGGAAGAAAAAGGGTACAAGTGGCGACAAAAGTGATTACAAGGTCAAGGCAACGTGGGAGAGGAATGTTGTGTACATTTTCTGTGACTTGTGCATACAAGAAATAGAGCTTGGGAACAAGCCAGGAACTCATTTCAACAAGATTGGTTGGAACCGTTTGGTTAGTAATTTCAATAAGGATACCGGCAAAGAATATGATAGGATGCAGTTGAAGAATAAGTGGGATCAGTTGAAAAAAGATTGGAAGCAATGGAAGCAGCTTCGTAAAAATGAAATGGGTTTTGAGTGGAACCAAAGAAAACGGACAATTGATGCTTCAGATGAGTGGTGGCAGAATAAGCTAAAG GATTTTCCTGATGCTGCGAAGTTTAGATTCCAGGGCATTGAGCCAGAGTTAGAGCAAAAGCTAGATAGAATGTTTATGAGCATGGACCCCATTGGAGAGGATGATGTGACACTCGCCCTTCCCGCAATTCCAATTGGTGTGTCAATGGGTGTCACACCACTTGTAGGAGACAACACTAAGGATTCCCATCCGAATGCACTGATGGAGAACTTGGATGACATATCCGATGAGATAGATAATTTCCGTGGTACAACTACTCTGGAGCCTGCAGTATCTCGCCACATAAAGCGAGCGATCGAGCAAGGAACTTCACAGCTGAAAGAGAAGAAGCAGGCAGTGGAAGTGGGCGAGGCTGTTAACATGCCTGCACAGATAGATCACTTGCGTGATGGGATTGAGAGCAGGAGCACCGCTACCTCACTCATGAAGTCAAGCTCAGGGTATAGCATCACTGAGGGAATCCGTCTGTTGGATAGCATTGAGGAGATTCCCAAAGCTAGCGCACTTTACTATTTCGCGACTAAGATAATCTTGGACAAGGATAAAAGAGAGTTGTTCATGGCACTTGCTCCGGATGCCAAGGTGTGGTGGCTAAAGATGGAACAGGAGGAGAGGAACAAATAG